The following are encoded together in the Acinetobacter radioresistens DSM 6976 = NBRC 102413 = CIP 103788 genome:
- the aroB gene encoding 3-dehydroquinate synthase produces the protein MQTLYVELGDRRYPIFIGSDLSPQTLLEPYILGKQVMIVTNTTLEKLYLNHYVSAVESLDKVVATCVLPDGEQYKNIQHLNLIFDALLQAGFNRDCTVLALGGGVIGDMAGFASASFQRGVYFIQVPTTLLSQVDSSVGGKTGINHPLGKNMIGAFQQPQVVMADMSQLKTLPDRELSAGLAEVIKYALLGDPDFLEWLEQHMDQLVARNPELLAEAVYRSCAHKARIVARDEKEQGDRALLNLGHTFGHAIESYLGYGVWLHGEAVATGMVMAADLSQRMGWISADDLQRTKNIIQRANLPIVCPHIPLEQFLEYMAHDKKVLNGQLRLVLLKQLGQAIITREFDLKLMKQAILANQQGA, from the coding sequence ATGCAAACCTTATATGTTGAATTAGGCGATCGCCGTTATCCTATTTTTATTGGTAGTGATCTGAGTCCTCAGACTTTGCTTGAACCTTATATTCTGGGCAAGCAGGTTATGATTGTAACCAATACTACCCTCGAAAAACTTTACTTGAACCATTATGTAAGTGCGGTTGAATCTCTGGATAAAGTAGTCGCTACGTGTGTATTGCCCGACGGTGAACAGTATAAAAATATTCAGCATCTTAATCTGATTTTCGATGCACTTCTGCAAGCTGGCTTTAACCGGGACTGTACCGTTCTGGCGCTTGGAGGTGGTGTAATTGGAGATATGGCCGGATTTGCATCTGCCAGCTTTCAGCGTGGAGTTTATTTTATTCAGGTGCCAACGACCTTGCTTTCACAAGTGGATTCCAGTGTCGGGGGGAAAACAGGAATTAATCACCCGCTGGGTAAAAATATGATTGGTGCTTTCCAGCAGCCACAGGTAGTTATGGCAGACATGTCACAGTTAAAGACTTTACCTGACCGTGAATTATCGGCTGGCCTTGCTGAAGTAATCAAATATGCCTTACTGGGAGACCCTGATTTTCTGGAATGGCTAGAGCAGCATATGGATCAGCTGGTTGCTCGTAATCCTGAGCTTCTGGCCGAAGCAGTGTATCGCTCCTGTGCGCATAAAGCCCGTATTGTGGCGCGTGATGAAAAAGAGCAAGGCGACCGTGCGTTATTAAATCTTGGCCATACTTTTGGCCATGCGATTGAATCTTATCTGGGCTATGGAGTGTGGTTGCATGGAGAGGCAGTTGCCACCGGTATGGTCATGGCAGCAGATTTGTCTCAACGTATGGGCTGGATTTCAGCAGACGACTTGCAACGTACAAAAAATATTATTCAACGTGCAAATTTACCGATAGTATGTCCGCACATTCCGCTTGAGCAGTTTCTGGAATATATGGCACATGATAAAAAAGTTCTGAATGGCCAACTGCGTCTGGTCCTGCTGAAACAGTTGGGACAAGCTATAATTACCAGAGAATTTGACTTAAAGCTGATGAAGCAGGCAATTCTTGCAAATCAACAAGGAGCATAG
- the aroK gene encoding shikimate kinase AroK, translating into MPSKEFDTLPNIYLVGPMGAGKTTVGRHLAELLGREFLDSDHELERKTGANIPWIFEKEGEAGFRSRETAVIDQLTLRQKLVLATGGGAVTQVPNREFLKQRGIVVYLYTPVEIQLQRTYRDKNRPLLQVENPEQKLRDLLAARDPLYREVAHYIIETNQGAARDLAQKILKIISSEELHSAP; encoded by the coding sequence TTGCCAAGCAAAGAGTTTGACACCCTGCCAAATATCTATTTGGTAGGGCCGATGGGAGCTGGAAAAACCACTGTGGGGCGACATCTGGCAGAGTTACTGGGCCGGGAATTTCTGGACAGTGATCATGAACTGGAGCGTAAAACAGGAGCAAATATCCCCTGGATTTTTGAAAAAGAGGGAGAAGCTGGTTTCCGAAGTCGGGAGACCGCCGTTATTGACCAGCTAACACTTCGGCAAAAGCTGGTGCTAGCTACAGGTGGTGGGGCTGTAACGCAGGTGCCTAACCGTGAATTCCTCAAGCAGCGCGGCATCGTAGTATATCTCTATACACCAGTAGAAATTCAGCTTCAACGTACCTATCGTGATAAAAACCGGCCATTATTACAAGTAGAAAACCCGGAACAGAAGCTTCGAGACCTGTTGGCTGCCCGTGACCCGCTCTACCGGGAAGTGGCACATTATATTATCGAGACCAATCAAGGGGCAGCACGAGATCTAGCCCAAAAAATATTGAAGATTATTAGCTCTGAAGAGTTACACTCCGCACCATGA
- the gltB gene encoding glutamate synthase large subunit, with product MPSPNTVAPAQGLYQPDEFKDNCGFGLIAHMQGEASHHLVETAIHSLSCMTHRGGIAADGKTGDGCGLLLAMPKQFFREEAQKLGVNLTEIFAAGTVFLNTDPALAHHAKQILNKEIEAEGLKVATWRVVPTKTEVLGEIALRSLPAFEQILVNCPMGVTEVEFNRKLFLARRRAEQQVNDPLFYVTTLATTVISYKGLMMPEAIADFYTDLADERLHSHIVVFHQRFSTNTLPRWPLAQPFRYLAHNGEINTITANRNWAMARTPKFENPLLPGLTEMTPIVNRTGSDSSSLDNMLEILVGGGMDLFRALRMLVPPAWQNVETLDADLRAFYEFNSKHMEAWDGPAGLVIQDGRHAICMLDRNGLRPARWVITKNGYITLASEIGVWGYEPEDVISKGRVGPGQILVIDTLTGKLLDTQDVNKHLKNMRPYRAWLRDHAIRLQGSPELEEHLCEKGLKNEQLKAAQKMFMVSFEERDQLLRPIAESGQEAVGSMGDDTPMAVLSRQVRHVSDYFRQQFAQVTNPPIDPLRESIVMSLETCLGREQNVFEQGPEHADRLIISSPVLSNSKMHQIRTLGRTGYEIAEIDLNYVAEEGLQAAIARICAESAQAIRDGKTILVLSDKKIREGYLPANAVMVTGAVHHYLIQAGLRTDANIVVESGFARDPHQFAVLLGFGATAIYPYLAYDVINDLIAKGELLGDPIHAQANFRKGIEKGLLKVLSKMGISTVASYRGGQLFEAVGLSSEVVDTCFVGVPSRIQGATFVDLENDQKKLADLAWKARKPIDQGGMLKFVFGKEYHAFNPDVINALHKAVRSGQYQDFKEYAQLVNQRPIATIRDLFKLKTDNPIALDQVESVESILPRFDSAGMSLGALSPEAHEAIAVAMNTIGGRSNSGEGGEDPARYGTIRNSKIKQIASGRFGVTPAYLTSAEVLQIKVAQGAKPGEGGQLPGGKVNSLIARLRYSVPGVTLISPPPHHDIYSIEDLSQLIFDLKQVNPQAMVSVKLVSEPGVGTIAAGVAKAYADFITISGYDGGTAASPLSSIHHAGSPWELGLAEAHQALRVNDLRGKVRVQTDGGLKTGLDVIKAAILGAESFGFGSTPMIALGCKYLRICHLNNCATGVATQQDHLRHEHYIGEPEMLINFFHFIAEETREWLAALGVASLKDLIGRVDLLEVLPGETDKHAHLDLSALLTSHPAAEGKAQYCEVQGNEPFDKGLLAERMVEEMLPAIEAGTIGTFNYKVVNCDRSIGARISGEIARRYGNLSMEAHPVVMNLNGTAGQSLGVWNAGGLHIRLEGDANDYVGKGMAGGRISIFPPKGSPFQTQNTAIIGNTCLYGATGGKLFAAGTAGERFAVRNSGAFAVIEGAGDHCCEYMTGGVVTVLGKVGHNFGAGMTGGFAYVLDLDNDFVDHYNHELIDLNRISTEAMEDHKEFLLRIIDEHIAETGSAWAYKIRNEFDYYSRKFWLVKPKAANLLTLLKTTQADPQ from the coding sequence ATGCCATCGCCTAATACTGTAGCTCCCGCTCAAGGTTTATATCAACCCGATGAGTTTAAAGATAACTGTGGTTTTGGCCTGATCGCCCACATGCAGGGTGAAGCCAGCCATCATTTGGTCGAGACTGCAATTCATAGTTTAAGTTGCATGACTCACCGTGGCGGTATTGCTGCAGATGGTAAAACCGGTGATGGTTGTGGCTTGTTACTGGCGATGCCTAAACAGTTTTTCCGTGAAGAAGCACAAAAACTTGGCGTCAACCTGACTGAAATATTTGCTGCTGGAACCGTATTTCTAAATACTGATCCAGCCTTAGCTCACCATGCTAAACAGATTTTAAATAAAGAAATAGAAGCAGAAGGCTTAAAAGTTGCAACTTGGCGCGTAGTCCCAACAAAAACTGAAGTGTTGGGTGAAATTGCTTTGCGTTCTCTACCTGCTTTTGAACAGATTTTAGTGAACTGCCCGATGGGAGTTACTGAAGTCGAGTTTAACCGCAAGCTTTTCTTGGCACGTCGTCGTGCCGAACAGCAGGTCAATGATCCACTGTTCTATGTTACCACGCTGGCTACTACTGTCATTAGCTATAAAGGTCTGATGATGCCAGAAGCGATTGCAGATTTTTATACGGATCTGGCCGATGAGCGCCTACATTCACATATCGTGGTGTTCCATCAGCGTTTCTCGACTAATACGCTGCCGCGTTGGCCACTGGCTCAACCATTCCGCTATCTGGCACATAATGGTGAAATTAATACCATTACAGCTAACCGTAACTGGGCAATGGCGCGCACACCAAAATTTGAAAATCCGCTATTACCCGGCTTGACTGAGATGACGCCAATTGTGAACCGTACCGGTTCAGATTCATCAAGTTTAGATAATATGCTAGAAATTCTGGTGGGTGGTGGTATGGATCTGTTCCGTGCTTTGCGTATGTTGGTTCCACCAGCATGGCAAAATGTGGAAACACTCGATGCAGACTTGCGCGCATTTTATGAATTTAATTCTAAGCATATGGAAGCTTGGGATGGTCCTGCAGGTCTGGTTATTCAGGATGGCCGCCATGCGATCTGTATGCTAGACCGTAACGGACTGCGTCCGGCTCGTTGGGTAATTACCAAAAATGGCTATATTACCTTGGCATCAGAAATTGGGGTGTGGGGTTATGAGCCAGAAGATGTAATTTCTAAAGGTCGTGTTGGTCCTGGACAGATCCTCGTGATCGATACCCTGACCGGTAAGTTGCTGGACACTCAGGATGTCAACAAGCACTTGAAAAATATGCGTCCTTATCGTGCCTGGTTGCGTGACCATGCTATCCGGTTGCAAGGCAGTCCGGAGCTTGAAGAGCACCTGTGTGAAAAAGGCCTGAAAAATGAGCAGTTAAAAGCTGCACAAAAAATGTTCATGGTCAGCTTTGAAGAGCGGGACCAGCTATTGCGTCCGATTGCTGAAAGTGGACAGGAAGCTGTCGGCTCAATGGGTGATGATACTCCTATGGCCGTCTTGTCACGCCAGGTTCGTCATGTATCTGATTATTTCCGTCAGCAGTTTGCGCAGGTGACCAATCCACCAATTGATCCTTTGCGTGAATCAATCGTGATGTCATTGGAAACCTGTCTGGGTCGTGAACAGAATGTATTTGAGCAGGGACCAGAACATGCAGATCGTCTGATCATTTCAAGTCCAGTATTGTCTAACTCAAAAATGCATCAGATCCGTACATTGGGTCGCACAGGTTATGAGATTGCCGAGATTGACCTGAACTATGTTGCAGAAGAAGGTTTACAGGCTGCAATCGCGCGGATCTGTGCCGAGTCTGCTCAGGCCATTCGTGATGGTAAAACTATTCTGGTCTTATCGGACAAAAAGATTCGTGAAGGCTATCTGCCGGCAAATGCGGTCATGGTAACAGGTGCTGTCCATCATTACCTGATTCAGGCTGGCTTGCGTACCGATGCCAATATTGTGGTCGAAAGCGGCTTTGCACGTGATCCACATCAATTTGCAGTACTGTTAGGTTTTGGTGCAACAGCTATTTACCCTTATCTTGCTTATGATGTCATCAATGATCTGATTGCCAAAGGCGAACTGCTGGGTGATCCGATTCATGCGCAAGCAAACTTCCGTAAAGGTATTGAAAAAGGCCTGCTGAAAGTCCTGTCAAAAATGGGCATTTCTACCGTTGCATCTTATCGTGGCGGTCAGCTGTTTGAAGCTGTGGGTTTATCAAGTGAAGTGGTAGATACTTGCTTCGTTGGTGTACCAAGCCGTATTCAGGGCGCTACTTTTGTTGACCTTGAAAATGATCAGAAGAAACTGGCTGACTTAGCCTGGAAAGCGCGTAAGCCGATTGATCAGGGTGGTATGCTAAAATTCGTATTCGGTAAGGAATATCATGCCTTTAATCCGGATGTGATTAATGCGTTGCATAAAGCTGTGCGCTCTGGCCAGTATCAGGACTTTAAAGAATATGCACAGCTGGTTAATCAGCGTCCAATTGCCACTATTCGTGATCTATTTAAGCTGAAAACAGATAATCCGATCGCACTGGATCAGGTTGAGTCTGTAGAGTCGATTCTTCCACGTTTTGATTCTGCGGGGATGTCATTGGGTGCGTTATCTCCAGAAGCGCATGAGGCAATTGCTGTAGCAATGAATACCATTGGTGGTCGTTCAAATTCTGGTGAAGGTGGTGAAGATCCGGCACGTTACGGTACCATTCGTAACTCAAAAATCAAGCAGATTGCTTCTGGACGTTTTGGTGTAACACCTGCTTATCTGACCTCGGCAGAAGTTTTGCAGATTAAGGTAGCTCAAGGGGCGAAACCGGGTGAAGGCGGACAGCTACCAGGTGGTAAGGTCAATAGTCTGATTGCACGCTTACGTTACTCGGTACCAGGCGTTACCCTGATTTCTCCTCCACCGCATCATGATATTTATTCAATTGAAGATTTGTCTCAGCTGATTTTTGATTTGAAACAGGTTAACCCACAGGCTATGGTTTCAGTCAAACTGGTGTCTGAGCCAGGGGTGGGAACTATTGCAGCGGGTGTAGCCAAAGCATATGCGGACTTTATTACCATCTCTGGTTATGATGGTGGTACAGCAGCCTCACCATTATCATCAATTCATCATGCTGGCTCTCCATGGGAGCTGGGACTGGCAGAAGCGCATCAGGCCCTGCGTGTAAATGATTTGCGTGGCAAGGTGCGGGTACAGACTGATGGCGGCCTGAAGACCGGTCTGGATGTTATTAAAGCTGCAATTCTGGGTGCGGAAAGTTTCGGTTTTGGTTCTACACCAATGATTGCATTAGGCTGTAAATATCTGCGGATCTGCCACTTGAATAACTGTGCAACCGGTGTTGCAACTCAGCAGGACCATCTGCGTCATGAGCACTACATTGGTGAGCCAGAAATGCTAATTAATTTCTTCCATTTTATTGCGGAAGAAACTCGTGAATGGCTGGCTGCGCTTGGGGTCGCTTCACTCAAAGATCTGATTGGCCGTGTAGACCTGCTTGAAGTATTGCCTGGTGAAACTGACAAACATGCCCATCTGGATTTAAGTGCATTACTGACTTCACATCCGGCAGCAGAAGGCAAGGCGCAGTACTGTGAGGTGCAGGGCAATGAGCCATTTGATAAAGGTCTGCTGGCTGAACGTATGGTTGAAGAGATGCTACCAGCAATTGAAGCAGGAACTATAGGGACCTTTAACTATAAAGTAGTGAACTGTGACCGTTCGATTGGAGCACGTATCTCTGGTGAGATTGCCCGTCGCTATGGAAACCTCAGTATGGAAGCCCATCCAGTAGTCATGAACCTGAATGGTACAGCAGGTCAGTCACTAGGGGTGTGGAATGCGGGTGGTCTGCATATTCGCCTTGAAGGTGATGCCAATGACTACGTTGGTAAAGGCATGGCGGGTGGCCGGATTTCGATCTTCCCGCCAAAAGGTTCTCCGTTCCAGACTCAGAATACCGCAATTATTGGTAACACCTGCCTATATGGTGCAACTGGTGGTAAACTGTTCGCGGCTGGTACAGCTGGCGAGCGTTTTGCGGTACGTAACTCTGGTGCCTTTGCAGTAATTGAAGGCGCAGGTGATCACTGCTGTGAATATATGACTGGTGGCGTGGTCACTGTCCTGGGTAAAGTTGGACATAACTTTGGCGCGGGCATGACCGGTGGTTTTGCTTATGTGCTTGACCTCGACAATGATTTTGTTGACCACTATAACCATGAGTTAATTGATCTAAACCGTATTTCGACTGAAGCGATGGAAGATCATAAAGAGTTTCTGCTGCGAATTATTGATGAGCACATTGCCGAGACAGGTAGTGCCTGGGCCTACAAGATCCGCAATGAGTTTGATTACTACAGCCGTAAATTCTGGCTGGTGAAACCAAAAGCGGCGAATCTGTTGACGTTGTTAAAAACGACTCAGGCTGATCCTCAATAA